From the Xyrauchen texanus isolate HMW12.3.18 chromosome 37, RBS_HiC_50CHRs, whole genome shotgun sequence genome, one window contains:
- the LOC127630427 gene encoding magnetosome-associated protein MamJ-like isoform X5, which yields MGLILSWLRGPRESTDLLDVSVETQVTATIDEPVSIPAESEVTATIDEPVSIPAESEIQVEDRSPVVTEIHVVAKLVQTVDTVRGDEAAAGLHAEDLVVKVPVPEETAVTSETLADIETVTETLTTEAEPVAEAAVETSEPAVQIVGGPVVEAEAITVEAEPLEVHMEVTEIIESVHGAPEPEEDPVDVHADPEPEKVSVETVELTEALVKPEPDQQSVPLEERTPLDESTSDPVAEDYVGTESAIPVGVEAAITEEQIPEIPADAPEVLSETMAETIPATVPLPKEIIHAQDEFMAQVETEVKKDLAVGGGLTVDAINGCLATTEVAIEG from the exons ATGGGGCTTATTCTCAGTTGGCTTCGGGGGCCTCGTGAGTCCACTGACTTGCTGGATGTCTCTGTGGAAACGCAG GTCACAGCAACTATAGATGAGCCAGTGTCCATCCCTGCAGAATCTGAG GTCACAGCAACTATAGATGAGCCAGTGTCCATCCCTGCAGAATCTGAG ATCCAGGTCGAGGACAGGTCACCTGTTGTCACAGAG ATTCATGTTGTGGCTAAACTTGTTCAGACGGTTGACACTGTACGTGGAGATGAAGCTGCTGCTGGGCTTCATGCAGAAGATTTGGTGGTGAAGGTTCCAGTGCCAGAGGAGACAGCGGTTACATCTGAAACTCTAGCTGATATTGAAACTGTGACAGAAACACTGACAACTGAAGCTGAGCCTGTTGCTGAGGCCGCAGTGGAAACCTCTGAGCCTGCTGTCCAGATAGTTGGAGGGCCTGTCGTTGAAGCCGAAGCCATAACTGTTGAAGCTGAGCCTCTAGAAGTCCACATGGAAGTCACAGAAATTATAGAG AGTGTTCATGGAGCACCTGAACCAGAAGAAGATCCAGTG GATGTACATGCAGATCCTGAGCCAGAAAAGGTTTCAGTG GAAACTGTAGAACTTACTGAAGCTTTAGTGAAACCAGAGCCTGACCAGCAGTCAGTCCCATTGGAGGAACGCACG CCTTTGGATGAGTCCACTAGTGATCCTGTTGCTGAAGATTATGTTGGGACCGAGTCAGCTATACCTGTAGGTGTTGAAGCAGCCATAACAGAGGAGCAG ATTCCTGAAATACCAGCAGATGCCCCTGAGGTTCTTTCAGAGACAATGGCAGAAACAATTCCTGCTACTGTGCCATTGCCAAAGGAGATTATCCAT GCTCAAGATGAATTTATGGCACAAGTAGAAACTGAAGTCAAAAAG GACTTGGCAGTGGGTGGAGGCCTAACTGTAGATGCCATCAATGGATGTCTGGCAACTACTGAAGTTGCAATTGAAGGTTAA
- the LOC127630427 gene encoding magnetosome-associated protein MamJ-like isoform X3, which translates to MPSKRKKNKRRMRRVQAQRRVLEEQYSSSGKGTPGVRGVSAPVPTQIPVPKTSECPILVPIKTPLAMVAPVDVPDEIPSAEQVVLEVLVTDAIKDKGMMAAEDLTEALVEPPIEEPAVLEEPESVTIPLAEVTATIDEPVSIPAESEIQVEDRSPVVTEIHVVAKLVQTVDTVRGDEAAAGLHAEDLVVKVPVPEETAVTSETLADIETVTETLTTEAEPVAEAAVETSEPAVQIVGGPVVEAEAITVEAEPLEVHMEVTEIIESVHGAPEPEEDPVDVHADPEPEKVSVETVELTEALVKPEPDQQSVPLEERTPLDESTSDPVAEDYVGTESAIPVGVEAAITEEQIPEIPADAPEVLSETMAETIPATVPLPKEIIHAQDEFMAQVETEVKKDLAVGGGLTVDAINGCLATTEVAIEG; encoded by the exons ATGCCCAGCAAGAGGAAGAAGAACAAGCGCCGCATGAGGAGAGTG CAGGCCCAAAGAAGGGTCTTGGAGGAGCAGTATTCCTCCTCTGGAAAGGGAACACCAGGAGTGCGAGGAGTCTCTGCTCCAGTTCCCACACAGATTCCAGTTCCTAAAACCTCAGAGTGCCCAATCTTGGTTCCAATTAAAACTCCACTGGCAATGGTTGCTCCAGTTGATGTTCCAGATGAAATTCCCTCTGCAGAGCAAGTTGTGTTAGAGGTCCTAGTCACAGATGCCATCAAAGACAAGGGAATGATGGCAGCAGAAGATCTGACAGAAGCTCTAGTGGAACCCCCTATAGAAGAGCCAGCTGTGCTTGAGGAACCTGAAAGTGTCACAATTCCATTAGCAGAG GTCACAGCAACTATAGATGAGCCAGTGTCCATCCCTGCAGAATCTGAG ATCCAGGTCGAGGACAGGTCACCTGTTGTCACAGAG ATTCATGTTGTGGCTAAACTTGTTCAGACGGTTGACACTGTACGTGGAGATGAAGCTGCTGCTGGGCTTCATGCAGAAGATTTGGTGGTGAAGGTTCCAGTGCCAGAGGAGACAGCGGTTACATCTGAAACTCTAGCTGATATTGAAACTGTGACAGAAACACTGACAACTGAAGCTGAGCCTGTTGCTGAGGCCGCAGTGGAAACCTCTGAGCCTGCTGTCCAGATAGTTGGAGGGCCTGTCGTTGAAGCCGAAGCCATAACTGTTGAAGCTGAGCCTCTAGAAGTCCACATGGAAGTCACAGAAATTATAGAG AGTGTTCATGGAGCACCTGAACCAGAAGAAGATCCAGTG GATGTACATGCAGATCCTGAGCCAGAAAAGGTTTCAGTG GAAACTGTAGAACTTACTGAAGCTTTAGTGAAACCAGAGCCTGACCAGCAGTCAGTCCCATTGGAGGAACGCACG CCTTTGGATGAGTCCACTAGTGATCCTGTTGCTGAAGATTATGTTGGGACCGAGTCAGCTATACCTGTAGGTGTTGAAGCAGCCATAACAGAGGAGCAG ATTCCTGAAATACCAGCAGATGCCCCTGAGGTTCTTTCAGAGACAATGGCAGAAACAATTCCTGCTACTGTGCCATTGCCAAAGGAGATTATCCAT GCTCAAGATGAATTTATGGCACAAGTAGAAACTGAAGTCAAAAAG GACTTGGCAGTGGGTGGAGGCCTAACTGTAGATGCCATCAATGGATGTCTGGCAACTACTGAAGTTGCAATTGAAGGTTAA
- the LOC127630427 gene encoding magnetosome-associated protein MamJ-like isoform X1 has protein sequence MPSKRKKNKRRMRRVQAQRRVLEEQYSSSGKGTPGVRGVSAPVPTQIPVPKTSECPILVPIKTPLAMVAPVDVPDEIPSAEQVVLEVLVTDAIKDKGMMAAEDLTEALVEPPIEEPAVLEEPESVTIPLAEVTATIDEPVSIPAESEVTATIDEPVSIPAESEIQVEDRSPVVTEIHVVAKLVQTVDTVRGDEAAAGLHAEDLVVKVPVPEETAVTSETLADIETVTETLTTEAEPVAEAAVETSEPAVQIVGGPVVEAEAITVEAEPLEVHMEVTEIIESVHGAPEPEEDPVDVHADPEPEKVSVETVELTEALVKPEPDQQSVPLEERTPLDESTSDPVAEDYVGTESAIPVGVEAAITEEQIPEIPADAPEVLSETMAETIPATVPLPKEIIHAQDEFMAQVETEVKKDLAVGGGLTVDAINGCLATTEVAIEG, from the exons ATGCCCAGCAAGAGGAAGAAGAACAAGCGCCGCATGAGGAGAGTG CAGGCCCAAAGAAGGGTCTTGGAGGAGCAGTATTCCTCCTCTGGAAAGGGAACACCAGGAGTGCGAGGAGTCTCTGCTCCAGTTCCCACACAGATTCCAGTTCCTAAAACCTCAGAGTGCCCAATCTTGGTTCCAATTAAAACTCCACTGGCAATGGTTGCTCCAGTTGATGTTCCAGATGAAATTCCCTCTGCAGAGCAAGTTGTGTTAGAGGTCCTAGTCACAGATGCCATCAAAGACAAGGGAATGATGGCAGCAGAAGATCTGACAGAAGCTCTAGTGGAACCCCCTATAGAAGAGCCAGCTGTGCTTGAGGAACCTGAAAGTGTCACAATTCCATTAGCAGAG GTCACAGCAACTATAGATGAGCCAGTGTCCATCCCTGCAGAATCTGAG GTCACAGCAACTATAGATGAGCCAGTGTCCATCCCTGCAGAATCTGAG ATCCAGGTCGAGGACAGGTCACCTGTTGTCACAGAG ATTCATGTTGTGGCTAAACTTGTTCAGACGGTTGACACTGTACGTGGAGATGAAGCTGCTGCTGGGCTTCATGCAGAAGATTTGGTGGTGAAGGTTCCAGTGCCAGAGGAGACAGCGGTTACATCTGAAACTCTAGCTGATATTGAAACTGTGACAGAAACACTGACAACTGAAGCTGAGCCTGTTGCTGAGGCCGCAGTGGAAACCTCTGAGCCTGCTGTCCAGATAGTTGGAGGGCCTGTCGTTGAAGCCGAAGCCATAACTGTTGAAGCTGAGCCTCTAGAAGTCCACATGGAAGTCACAGAAATTATAGAG AGTGTTCATGGAGCACCTGAACCAGAAGAAGATCCAGTG GATGTACATGCAGATCCTGAGCCAGAAAAGGTTTCAGTG GAAACTGTAGAACTTACTGAAGCTTTAGTGAAACCAGAGCCTGACCAGCAGTCAGTCCCATTGGAGGAACGCACG CCTTTGGATGAGTCCACTAGTGATCCTGTTGCTGAAGATTATGTTGGGACCGAGTCAGCTATACCTGTAGGTGTTGAAGCAGCCATAACAGAGGAGCAG ATTCCTGAAATACCAGCAGATGCCCCTGAGGTTCTTTCAGAGACAATGGCAGAAACAATTCCTGCTACTGTGCCATTGCCAAAGGAGATTATCCAT GCTCAAGATGAATTTATGGCACAAGTAGAAACTGAAGTCAAAAAG GACTTGGCAGTGGGTGGAGGCCTAACTGTAGATGCCATCAATGGATGTCTGGCAACTACTGAAGTTGCAATTGAAGGTTAA
- the LOC127630427 gene encoding magnetosome-associated protein MamJ-like isoform X2: MPSKRKKNKRRMRRVAQRRVLEEQYSSSGKGTPGVRGVSAPVPTQIPVPKTSECPILVPIKTPLAMVAPVDVPDEIPSAEQVVLEVLVTDAIKDKGMMAAEDLTEALVEPPIEEPAVLEEPESVTIPLAEVTATIDEPVSIPAESEVTATIDEPVSIPAESEIQVEDRSPVVTEIHVVAKLVQTVDTVRGDEAAAGLHAEDLVVKVPVPEETAVTSETLADIETVTETLTTEAEPVAEAAVETSEPAVQIVGGPVVEAEAITVEAEPLEVHMEVTEIIESVHGAPEPEEDPVDVHADPEPEKVSVETVELTEALVKPEPDQQSVPLEERTPLDESTSDPVAEDYVGTESAIPVGVEAAITEEQIPEIPADAPEVLSETMAETIPATVPLPKEIIHAQDEFMAQVETEVKKDLAVGGGLTVDAINGCLATTEVAIEG; encoded by the exons ATGCCCAGCAAGAGGAAGAAGAACAAGCGCCGCATGAGGAGAGTG GCCCAAAGAAGGGTCTTGGAGGAGCAGTATTCCTCCTCTGGAAAGGGAACACCAGGAGTGCGAGGAGTCTCTGCTCCAGTTCCCACACAGATTCCAGTTCCTAAAACCTCAGAGTGCCCAATCTTGGTTCCAATTAAAACTCCACTGGCAATGGTTGCTCCAGTTGATGTTCCAGATGAAATTCCCTCTGCAGAGCAAGTTGTGTTAGAGGTCCTAGTCACAGATGCCATCAAAGACAAGGGAATGATGGCAGCAGAAGATCTGACAGAAGCTCTAGTGGAACCCCCTATAGAAGAGCCAGCTGTGCTTGAGGAACCTGAAAGTGTCACAATTCCATTAGCAGAG GTCACAGCAACTATAGATGAGCCAGTGTCCATCCCTGCAGAATCTGAG GTCACAGCAACTATAGATGAGCCAGTGTCCATCCCTGCAGAATCTGAG ATCCAGGTCGAGGACAGGTCACCTGTTGTCACAGAG ATTCATGTTGTGGCTAAACTTGTTCAGACGGTTGACACTGTACGTGGAGATGAAGCTGCTGCTGGGCTTCATGCAGAAGATTTGGTGGTGAAGGTTCCAGTGCCAGAGGAGACAGCGGTTACATCTGAAACTCTAGCTGATATTGAAACTGTGACAGAAACACTGACAACTGAAGCTGAGCCTGTTGCTGAGGCCGCAGTGGAAACCTCTGAGCCTGCTGTCCAGATAGTTGGAGGGCCTGTCGTTGAAGCCGAAGCCATAACTGTTGAAGCTGAGCCTCTAGAAGTCCACATGGAAGTCACAGAAATTATAGAG AGTGTTCATGGAGCACCTGAACCAGAAGAAGATCCAGTG GATGTACATGCAGATCCTGAGCCAGAAAAGGTTTCAGTG GAAACTGTAGAACTTACTGAAGCTTTAGTGAAACCAGAGCCTGACCAGCAGTCAGTCCCATTGGAGGAACGCACG CCTTTGGATGAGTCCACTAGTGATCCTGTTGCTGAAGATTATGTTGGGACCGAGTCAGCTATACCTGTAGGTGTTGAAGCAGCCATAACAGAGGAGCAG ATTCCTGAAATACCAGCAGATGCCCCTGAGGTTCTTTCAGAGACAATGGCAGAAACAATTCCTGCTACTGTGCCATTGCCAAAGGAGATTATCCAT GCTCAAGATGAATTTATGGCACAAGTAGAAACTGAAGTCAAAAAG GACTTGGCAGTGGGTGGAGGCCTAACTGTAGATGCCATCAATGGATGTCTGGCAACTACTGAAGTTGCAATTGAAGGTTAA